One Dromiciops gliroides isolate mDroGli1 chromosome 3, mDroGli1.pri, whole genome shotgun sequence DNA segment encodes these proteins:
- the LOC122751839 gene encoding zinc finger protein 260-like isoform X3 has translation MAGLPVSKLDMISLLERGEAPWMPKGEVPRRRCPGSHTQEIRCETQESKWKRGISTGISSKKRLKEDSSFHYEMGETGEYHVILEIPKGIGSRQVAGTHRTTFNIVSLPQCNTFRSFSQGSGFASPWSSAMGESSHKYKTLGKSFRGISDLIKCNTVSIAKNHYNTYRKPFSYHSDLIKFHRLRAGEKLHEYSESGKAFGRRSKLTEYQRIHTGEKPCESSKCGKTFPDQRPLMTHEGIHIKEKPFACDDCGKAFSKKGHLISHERIHTGEKPFECNDCGKAFSKKGHLISHERTHTGEKPFECTECGKAFIQRGDLNRHQRTHTGVKPFECNECGKTFGEKGALIRHQRTHTGVKPFECNECGKAFSAKGTLIIHQRTHTGVKPFECNECGKAFTEKGALIRHQRTHTGVKPFECNECGKTFSRKVYFINHQISHTGVKSLIYNEYRKTFSPNVYHNNHQISHLGVKSFDYNECEEDLTLKGYLESHQRTHTGEKSFEYNESETVFTEKGKPNRHQGTHTGVKPFECNECGKSFIARGSLIRHQITHTGVKPFECSECGKAFSQKVHLIKHQLTHTGVKPFECNECGKAFSLKGLLERHQRTHTGEKPFECKECGKAFSLKGHLERHQKTHTGEKPFECNECGKAFSERRTLIRHQSIHTGVKPFECNECGKTFRARGTLVRHQRIHTGVKPFQCNACDKAFSRKDELINHQRTHTGEKPFECNECGKAFSQKIYLVNHQITHTCMLYPPSTTWLTSQH, from the coding sequence GTTCCCATACTCAGGAGATCAGATGTGAAACTCAGGAATCAAAGTGGAAACGGGGCATTAGCACAGGAATATCATCTAAGAAAAGGCTAAAGGAGGACAGCTCCTTTCATTATGAAATGGGAGAAACTGGAGAATATCATGTCATTTTAGAAATACCAAAAGGGATAGGATCCAGACAAGTAGCAGGCACTCACAGAACAACATTTAACATAGTGAGTCTACCTCAGTGTAATACTTTCAGAAGTTTTAGCCAAGGGTCTGGATTTGCTTCACCATGGAGTAGTGCTATGGGGGAAAGTTCCCATAAATATAAGACACTTGGTAAAAGCTTCAGGGGGATTTCAGACCTAATTAAATGTAATACAGTCTCCATAGCAAAGAACCATTATAACACTTACAGGAAGCCCTTCAGTTACCACTCAGATCTAATTAAATTTCATAGACTACGTGCTGGAGAAAAGCTACATGAATATAGTGAAAGTGGAAAGGCCTTTGGCAGAAGATCAAAACTTACTGAatatcagagaattcatactggagaaaaaccatgTGAAAGTAGTAAATGTGGAAAAACCTTCCCTGACCAGAGACCCTTGATGACTCATGAAGGAATTCATATTAAAGAGAAACCTTTTGCCTGTGATgactgtgggaaagccttcagcaaGAAGGGACACCTTATTAGCCatgagagaattcatactggagagaaaccttttgaatgtaatgattgtgggaaagccttcagcaaGAAGGGACACCTTATTAGCCATGAAAGaactcacactggagagaaaccctttgaatgtactgaatgtgggaaagcctttatcCAGAGGGGAGACCTTAATAGACATCAGAGAACTCATACAGGAgtgaaaccttttgaatgtaatgaatgtggcaaaACCTTTGGGGAGAAGGGAGCCCTTATTAGACATCAAAGAACTCATACTGGAGTGAAACCCTttgaatgcaatgaatgtgggaaagccttcagtgcAAAGGGAACCCTTATTATACATCAAAGAACCCATACAGGAGTGAAACCCTttgaatgcaatgaatgtgggaaagccttcacaGAAAAAGGAGCCCTTATTAGACATCAAAGAACTCATACTGGAGTAAAACCCTttgagtgtaatgaatgtggtaaAACCTTCAGTAGGAAAGTATACTTTATTAACCATCAGATAAGTCATACTGGAGTAAAGTCGCTTATTTATAATGAATATAGGAAAACTTTCAGTCCAAATGTATACCATAATAATCATCAGATATCTCATCTTGGAGTGAAGTCTTTTGATTATAATGAGTGTGAAGAAGACCTCACTCTGAAGGGATACCTTGAAAGTCATCAGAGAACTCACACAGGAGAGAAATCTTTTGAATATAACGAAAGTGAGACAGTGTTCACTGAGAAGGGAAAACCTAATAGACATCAGGGCACACATACTGGAGTcaaaccctttgaatgtaatgaatgtgggaaatcctTTATTGCCAGAGGAAGCCTTATTAGACATCAAATAACTCACACTGGAgtgaaaccttttgaatgtagtgaatgtgggaaagccttcagccaGAAAGTACACCTTATTAAACATCAGTTAACTCATACTGGAGTGAagccctttgaatgtaatgaatgtgggaaggcctttagtTTGAAGGGTCTCCTTGAAAGACATCAaagaactcatactggagagaaaccttttgaatgtaaagaatgtggaaaagcctttagtTTGAAAGGACACCTTGAAAGACATCAGAAAActcatacaggagagaaaccctttgaatgtaatgaatgtggaaaagccttcagtgAGAGGAGAACCCTGATTAGACATCAGAGCATTCATACTGGAGTGAAgccttttgaatgtaatgaatgtgggaaaaccttcaGAGCTAGGGGAACCCTTGTaagacatcagagaattcatacaggTGTAAAGCCTTTTCAGTGTAATGCATGTGATAAAGCTTTCTCTCGGAAGGATGAACTCATTAACcatcagagaactcatactggagagaaaccctttgaatgtaatgagtgtggaaaagccttcagtcAAAAAATATACCTTGTTAACCATCAGATAACTCATACTTGCATGTTATATCCTCCCAGTACAACATGGTTAACTTCTCAGCATTAG
- the LOC122751858 gene encoding zinc finger protein 260-like — MTSGLLSARFQESITFQDVAVTFTPEEWRCLGPAQRALHKNVMLETLENLASLGLPVSPLDVISLLERGGAPGMPKAVHPRRSRPDSISQKTRYGTKDSAQPQGIYRGYAKERALKNRPGEGDVRSQKWKGDQERQPRQVTNSHRSSFNKGNVSERNSFGKSFHFRPVFFSQQRIAMGKIFRKYDKLGKSSSVFSHLIKYTIAVSSGKNFYKPNMCRKPFGFYSDLIKFHRTHTSENESKACGKTFGCNVCGKIFSQRQYLIAHRIIHNGEKPFECNECGKAFRQRGKLNEHKRIHTGHKPFQCHDCGKAFNQRGHFTRHQRIHNRVKPFECNECKKAFSRLQNLTEHQRIHTGEKPYACNSCGKAFSRWQYLAEHQRIHTGEKPYKCTECLEAFRQRGHLTDHQRIHTGEKPFECHECGKAFNQMAIFIGHQRIHTGEKPFECEECGKAFSKRANLTEHKRIHTGEKPYKCCECGKAFSQKRVLIDHQRIHTGDKPFECNQCGKAFGQRGHLTRHQITHARVKPFECNECKKTFSQRQYLIAHQRIHAEEKPFECNECGKAFSQKGKLIEHKRIHTGDKPFRCNECGKTFNQKGCLSRHQRTHTGVKPFKCDECGKAYSQRGHLSRHQRTHTGVKPFKCDECGKAYGQRGHLIRHQRAHH; from the exons GAGTCAATAACCTTCCAGGATGTGGCAGTGACCTTCACCCCAGAGGAGTGGAGATGCCTGGGCCCTGCTCAGAGGGCCCTGCACAAGAATGTCATGCTGGAGACCTTGGAGAACCTTGCTTCCCTGG GGCTTCCTGTTTCCCCACTGGACGTGATCTCCCTGTTGGAGAGAGGAGGAGCACCAGGGATGCCCAAGGCAGTTCACCCCAGAAGGTCTCGGCCAG ATTCCATTAGTCAGAAAACTAGATATGGAACCAAGGACTCAGCTCAGCCTCAGGGCATTTACAGGGGATATGCCAAAGAAAGAGCACTGAAGAATAGGCCTGGGGAAGGTGATGTCAGGTCACAGAAATGGAAGGGTGATCAAGAGAGACAGCCCAGACAAGTAACAAACAGTCACAGATCATCTTTTAATAAGGGGAATGTCTCTGAACGGAATTCATTTGGGAAAAGTTTCCATTTCAGGCCAGTCTTTTTTTCACAACAGAGAATAGCAATGGGAAAAATTTTCCGTAAATATGATAAGCTTGGAAAGAGCTCCAGTGTGTTTTCACATCTAATTAAATATACCATAGCAGTCTCCTCAGGGAAGAATTTTTATAAACCAAACATGTGTAGGAAGCCCTTTGGTTTCTACTCAGATCTCATTAAATTTCATAGGACACATACCAGTGAGAATGAATCTAAAGCGTGTGGAAAAACCTTTGGGTGTAATGTATGTGGTAAGATCTTCAGCCAGAGGCAATACCTTATTGCTCATCGAATAATTCAtaatggagagaaaccttttgaatgtaatgaatgtgggaaagctttcagaCAGAGAGGAAAACTTAATGAACAtaagagaatccatactggacaTAAACCTTTTCAGTGTCACGATTGTGGAAAAGCCTTCAACCAGAGGGGACACTTTACAagacaccagagaattcataacAGGGTAAAACCTTTTGAATGCAATGAGTGTAAGAAAGCCTTCAGTAGGTTGCAAAATCTCACTGAACATCAgcgaattcatactggagagaagccctatgCATGTAATTCATGTGGGAAAGCATTCAGTCGATGGCAATATCttgctgaacatcagagaattcatactggagagaaaccatataaaTGTACTGAATGTCTGGAAGCCTTTAGGCAGAGGGGCCACCTTACTgatcatcagagaattcatactggagagaaaccttttgaatgtcatgaatgtgggaaagccttcaacCAGATGGCAATCTTTATTGGTCATCAGAGGAttcatactggggagaaaccttttgaatgtgaagaatgtgggaaagcctttagcaAAAGAGCAAATCTAACTGAACAtaagagaattcacactggagagaaaccttataaatgctgtgaatgtgggaaagctttcagcCAGAAAAGAGTTCTTATTGAtcaccagagaattcatactggagacaAACCCTTTGAGTGTAACCAGTGTGGGAAAGCTTTTGGCCAGAGGGGACACCTCACTAGACATCAGATAACTCATGCTAGAGTAAAACCATTTGAATGCAATGAATGTAAAAAAACCTTCAGCCAGAGGCAGTATCTTATTGCTCACCAGAGAATTCATGCTGaagagaaaccctttgaatgtaatgaatgtggaaaagcttttaGCCAGAAAGGGAAACTTATTGAGcataagagaattcatacaggagaCAAACCTTTCagatgtaatgaatgtggaaaaaccTTCAATCAGAAAGGGTGTCTGAGTAGACATCAGAGAACTCACACTGGAGTAAAACCTTTTAAATGcgatgaatgtgggaaagcctatAGCCAGAGAGGACATCTTAGTAGACATCAGCGAACTCACACTGGAGTGAAACCCTTTAAATGcgatgaatgtgggaaagcctatGGCCAAAGGGGACACCTTATTAGACATCAGAGAGCTCACCATTAA